aatttacaagagtgtcctggccaagacaggcagcagcacagagaTACCAAATCCTGAGTTACAAAGCAGAAAGTCATTTCCCAacacatctacaacctgatacATCTTCCTTTAATGCcttttaaaaagaattaaagagACCAGCTCGTCAAGACATCAGGTCTCCTGCAGCAGATTTGAGGCTGCAGCATACCTGAAGCtcattttacccatttcaagacaGACTTTGGGAACATATAGCGAAAGAAaattttgtgactgagtcacaaaGTGAAGACTGAAGCTTCCAGTGCTTTCCACCTGAAAAAATCATATAAGTATGAGGGAGGCAGATTTAGTTAAGTcttataaataaggatatgACAATAATTTGTCCTACAAGTAGTGAAAGAAGGTCAATTAACTTGATCATACAGAAGAAAATTATGAGTTAAGGACTTTAGATTGGTAAAGATCCTCAGCAGAAGATTTTTGGCCGAAGGCATACCTAAGATCAAGCAAGAATTTCAAGGCACAGTTTGTTCATATCCATGTAAAATCACCCTTTGTAGTGTCTTTATTTGGTATATAGTTGTAGCGATAATGCGTGGTTGTTTGAATTCACACTGCACATCTAGACATGCCTCTCTGCACCATTTAAGAACAACTGAAGTACAAATACATGTCAAGGCATTTGTTTTTGCAGCGTACATTTCAGCTATATTAGCCTTATTCACAGTTGTTGATTAAAGCAATCTGCTTTAGCAAATCCAAATGTTTTTGCACCTGTTATtagtcattttttgtcaaagtaTCCAAACTATATGCATAAGAAATAATGGCACAGTTAGAAACCACCagaaaaactgtggaaaatTTTTAGCTTTCTAAGAGGTTGTCCAGTTTTTGAAGCATTATGATTGtgtgacttttaaaacaatattacCATCACATTGGTTAACCTAATGAGTGATAGTatcaaaaaaatacaagtgcaaACACATGTAAAAGTTTCGTAAGTTGTTGTATAGTCAAAGTAATCACCGTGGTTGTACAAATTCACAAGGCACAGCAAGACTCtcttcaaggcacaccagtgtgcgtcaccacaccatttgagaacctgTGGTATACAGTATCCAAAGATTTAATAGAGTTAAATCTGACATATAGTCCTGCATTAAAGATATAATAAGAAATTAGGGATGCATAACTAGTAACTGTCTGTGTTggaaagttttgttttaaagcatgACTAAACGTAATCACCATGAGTGGCACTTTTTGAAACATACTGGTCTTTGCTTTTTCGTTTTGCCTTGTGCCTTACTCAAGTGTGTACAACCTGGGACTGATGGACTCTCCATACGACCTCTGTTTGATTCATGGACATTACTAACCACTGGACTTACATGGACACATTccctttcattatttttcctttttttaagggggcagtttgtcatttttgtctaTTGTTGTTATTGGTATTTTGTGTTGGATTTACTTTGATTATCtgtctgttttgtctttgttttttgtgtttgtgtattcaaaataacaaaaaaaattaattaataaaatatatttataaactAGAAATTagtgatgcatgatattatcagcatgatatcggtatcagcagatattagctcaaAAAGTAAATTTTTTGTATCAGAAAATGTCTGAATTCAACCTCCCTTTATCCTCTTCACTTGGCCCCCCATCTTCCCTCAGGAGCAGTAGAAGGTGATGTGCTGGCGTCTCTGGCTCCTCCAGTCCACCTGTCAGGTGAGAGATTAGGCTGGACTCTGCTGGTCTGTATGGTGGCGGACTTCCGGAGAGGACACCTGGAGGTCAGCTGGAGGTCACCATCAGAGGGTCAAATACCCAGCTACCCTTACAGCCTCTCTGTAAACAGTAAGCACCGCAGCCACAACGCTGTAGCAATCATCACCGTGGCGACCAGAGACTGGCCTTCATACAGCTGCTCTGTGACTCAAAGACGACAGCCTAAAGTGATCAGGAGACATCATACTGCTACAGCAGGTAGGATTGTGTGAGTCACAGCAAAAGTATGAcccttcatttatttttcaccaCTCATGAACACATATAACGCCATATTGTTATAATATCAGGTCACCAAAACAAGATCTGCCATGAAGAAGACGACAAAGGAAGTAAGATTTGATTATCTGAACGATTTTTAAAAACCAAGCTTATTCTCTTAAAAGTTTCTTGTTTTCCAGATGTTGCTGTGTGGACAAACATAGTTGTTGTCCTGATAATGAGGCTTATTCTCATTAAGATCCTCGTCTTCAACACTTTGATGACCACGTATGCTGTTATTAAGTGGTAAGAGATAAATCTGTCATACCAATAATAGCTCAACTTAGAAAAGTTTTGTTTATCCTGCATAATGTGTCATTGTCCAAAATGCAGCGGCTAGGCTTctcactggttttaacagaaGACATCACATCAGCCCAATTTTAGCATCCTTATATTTGCTCCctgttagttttagaattgGTTTTAAGATTGTACTTATAACTCTTAAAGCTCCAAGATATACGAAAGAATTATTAACCCCCTGCGAGCCAAGCCACAGCCTTAGATGGAACGAcctcctggttgttccaaagttgaCACTTAAAACCAAAGGTGACCAAGCATTTTCCACCAGGGctcctcgactttggaacaacttACCTGAGGatataaggcatgcagaatcagtgacatcttttaagTCACTTCTTAAAACTAATCCTCAtgagccgtgtttccatcagggggtccggtttgattcagttcggtttggtatggtttggtacgctaaaccccaaaatagtttgcgtttccacagacacccgtgctctcacttgggtgggcgggctgtaaatacatgcatgtgaagtcacagacagcaTGAGTCAGCGGTTCCAGCGGCAGAGTTATAGAGAGGATGAGTGTCAGAAATCAgtcgggaataagcagtaaacagctttatttcagctgaaagtgcttttcaaaaaaaagaactacattttaatgatgttaaccgctgtcagtacagatcctcagctgatggaatacgtgtacagagacggtttgagtcataacgctacgttaatatgtgagtatctagtctagaacagtttatatgacaaaatatgaaagtttagagctgtactgtgagaattcaccaaattaaaaatacagttaaagttcagctggtgttaaaatcaagctagattaagtcagaaatccggggtgcactgatcttgttttaaaatagtctgcagcctgaagttttacgagcccgttcagcaaccacagagcgatgttttcacaggtttcctaacgtaagaagtagattaataactagttacaaatgagaatgaactgttctaaggcttcatattcactaaacttaagcattaatttagtttctcatccatcaaggatggatcaggctgatgtgagcctttgggctctactttgtgttcttaaaatcaggtccagataaatgcaggaaacttgatttgtggcccaATATCagtatccatagactaggaaacagtttggatctccgtcgagtccaaatatttcccatttaggcagatattagttcatttttctcccgttttcacCTGTTTCTCACAGCACAGACTTCCTTTTTGCAAACCCTTTTGTATACCTTTGCCATTATTTCAGCAATTTTACTGCCTTTATTGTTATAGAGCTTGTTTTgtattcctttatttatttatctgtttatttctgACACCTTTTATTTACTGTCTTTCAAAGTTTTTATGTCTcgtttttttattccttttttaatttctcacatCTTAAATTGTGGTCCTCTCAGgctcagcctgtgtagctgggttcctttGTTGCCGGGGTTcctattgtgttttttttttttttttttttggtatttatgATGTCAATGTGATGCATTCTGATGATGTCTTTGATGTCTTAGTTTAGTAGTATCTTATGATGCCTGCTCTCTGATGTCCTGTGATCACTTTGTTTGTATGGTATCTCATGATTTCTGGGTCCTGAAGTTTTCTGATGTTGTTGAATTATTATCTTGATCAGGTTTTTGGTTAGATTATTTAACTGTGGGTTCTGCTAATGTTATTTTGGTGTAATTTGTTCTGTCTCATTTggcttttgttgctttgttcttctgtttgcttctgcacatatcaaagcactttgtaaactcttgtttttttaaagtgctatactaaataaagttattattattattattagtagtagtagtagcagtagtagtagtatttttattattgtttttcaaGGATCCTAACAATGAATTTGAACTTTCAGATGGTCAGAGATGGAGGCCTTCTGATCCACTGGGTGACCTTTAAAAGAGAGGAGAGCTCTTCATTGACTGAAGTCTTCACATGGAGGATTTCTGCTATACATGAGCACAGTCTTGGTCTTGTGCTTGACTTTGTggggtcattttttttttttttactgagttTTGGACTTGAATCTCATGGAATAAATGGGACATTGTTCACTGTCAGAATTATTGAGCAACAGCTCTCCATGCTGAGTGTTTGGCACGCCTTTTCTCACTAACAGCCAGGTGTTTACCACTGTGACAGTTGAAAACAGAGTGTATCTGTGAGGGCAGACCTGGTATCTGATTGAAACTTAACCTCAGACAGGTGGCTTAACACACTTTTTTGCTCTGTGCATGTTGAGGAAAAACTCTTTTAGCctgttttttactcttttattacTTGGATGATGATTGTTTGGTCAAGATTGTTACAGAAGAATAGCTTTGTGATATTCCTGAATGTgacataaataaacagaaagtaAGCTTGaaccattttgactttattgttttttttaaataaaaacacttgcacacattttttttctttttttttgagcGTCTTGAGTAACACAGACATAGCAACAGAGcaccactaggtggcagtacaatcacatctgacatttttaaattattatccAACAGCAAGAATATGGAGCTTCACTTCCTCTACAGGACTCTACGATAATAAATAAGTTAGGTATTTCAACATTGATCAGCCACTCTTCACCAAACTGACACTCACAAGATGCCAAAAACTGAAAaccagctctcacagccaaaCAAACAGGATGTAATAATACAGAATGTTacatgttaaagaggctcaTAGTCTGAATGGTCTGCTATCAAATAGCATACATTTCCCACAACACACTGCAGgtttgcagtgttttgtgtcTATCCCAATAAGGAGCAGCTCTTCAATGGTGGCAGTAGGAATGAACGGTTTACAgtagaaacatttaaaagaaacagtAGAAACATTCAAATAGTGAGGAGGAGACGTGCTGGTTACACAGTGAAttgtgaatgtttttgtacattaaAAGCCATAAATTAACTTTCTTTGGCTCAAATTAACAAAAGATCACGCTGAGCCTGTTTGGTCACAGCCTCTaggcaaaaaaggtgggaacACCTGCAACATGATTCTGTCATAAAAAACACATCCACACTCGTACACGCACTCATTCATTTGAAATTAGGACTGAGAAAAATAATTCATATAGCAACATAAAAGTAAAGCATTAGCTTTGACAAAATTCATAATACATTCAAAGAGAACGGCACACACTGACGTTACATGAGACGCTGAATCACATCAGCTACTAAAAGGATGATTCATTTTTATAAAGATCACAGCTCCATGCATTCaacaggcttttactttgaaaggatCAAAAGCCAAATTGTTCATGGTCCTCATTATGTGAACCATCAGTGATTTTGATGGAGACAGTGAGTGAGGAAGAAACACTGGTATGGatttgtaaaaagaaataaatctaaataaagtGCTTCTGTTAAAACAAACATCCTCTGTCTGAGGtattaaagaaaaatcacaacaaaTGTCACAAAAAACCTCTACGGCATTACACTGTGCACTGAAGACAAGCTATTTACAGTCAGGAGTGTAaatccacactctcttcacccACTCAGGTACATCCTGCGTTGTTCCCAAGAGGACTAAATCTGCAGGAAAGATGCAGTTTGTTTGTCCTGTGCTTGCTCTGACACCTTTACAAAAACTAAAGTTCCCAGTGACTGTCCAACCTGTCTTTTCCTCTCTCCATAAGACGGGTATGAGTGCAGCAGAAATCACTCTCTTTCAGGAGTCCCACCACTCCTGCCCTCACATCAGTGCTAAGATCAGAGCACATAGCAGGAGCACAGCGAGCCGTCTCACAGCTGGAGAACTAGAGCACAGGATGGACCCCGCAGAGCTGCGAGGGTAGATCCTCCATCTTTCCTGGTGAGGGTGAAGACTCTCCATGTCCTTCTGGGCGCTGTATGCAGCTACCGTGAAGTTAGCATCCCCAGTTGTGAGGAGGTCAAACACACAGGAGTGGAAATAAATGTCCAGCACGTCCAGCTGCTCCTTACAGCGCTCCTTTGCCCCCTCCAACCCAAAAACCTGAGCAGCTCCATAGGGGGACGCTTGCGTCTGTGAGGCATAGCCGGGCCGACgcagctgctgaagctgcagGCCAAGCGCAGGCGGGGAGAGAGGCAGGGGAAGGTGCCCGGCCTGGTCAATCCGCTCTCCGTTAGGGCAGCCGTTCAGGCACAGCTGCAGGTCCTGGGTAGCATCATAGGCCTGAGCCAGCTCCTCTGGGATCCGCACCGCCAGGGTCAGGTAGCGGCCCAGCTGGCGAACAATCACAGTTACACCTATGTATCCGGCATGCAGCTCTACGTGTCGACCTGGGCTGCGTTCAGAGATCCACAGGGCACGGACTTTACCGGTCACCCCGTCTGCACCTGTAGAGGTGTGAATGGGGTCACCGCTGCTGATCGTCCCATCATCAAAGGCTGCGGGGAGGCTGTCTGTAACGGCCTGGTACACCCTCTGCTCCGTACAGCCTTCATACGGCTTAAAGATGATTGTGATCTAAAGAAATGGAGATAGAAATGTGACATGATAGGTGCAAGAACTGATCATTTATCTATaccacattaaaaacacagaataaatgAACTGCAGACTAATCAATAGCTTAGTTTAAAGAAGAAATCAAATTACCAGAATGCTTCATAATGAGACCTGCTCTCTGTTTGCTTCTCTACACATAAGGTAGAATGTCTCTCTCACAAATACTCAGAAATAAGTTAACCTATTACCCAGGTTATTGACTGTAATCACACCACATTTGAGAAATTactaaatgactttttaacaaGTCATAATTTGACACAGCTATGCAAACATGCAGACCCCTGACCCCCCAGCTCTGATGGTGAGTGGAGGCCTTGCTGGATGCAGGGTGTGGTGTGAGCATTACGGTTAGCACTAGCATCATAGTTCCGGTGAATGGCTGCTTTGTTCACATGACAGCCGTGAGGAATGAGGCCTAGCAAGCCATTAAGCCTGCAGGcctgttaatgtgtgtgtgcgtCTCCCTAATAATCGTGACTAATAACTTGCCCCACCTCTGACACAAGGTCAAAGCTTGAGCTCCGCAGTGTAGCGAACCTGCTATTTGCTTaatgtgtgtgagtttgtggCAGTGTGCGCATGACTAAGTGTCTgcatgagtgtgtatgtgttttaaTAATTAAAGCTATCGACTGAGCGAGAGAGGCTAGATCATCGAGGGAAACATCAACAAAGCTCCTTAACACCACAAAGATCACCTTGTGTGGCTTGTCATCCATTTGGTGATGTGTGCATGAATCTGTGTCATTTTTGTCATACTGGGATACAGACCTTTAACACGCACAGTACTTTAAGATAAGTGCGGGCAGAGCCACTTAAGAGACGCAGACATGCACATAGTAAGTA
The Cheilinus undulatus linkage group 5, ASM1832078v1, whole genome shotgun sequence DNA segment above includes these coding regions:
- the rgmb gene encoding RGM domain family member B, whose product is MGRAGCCCRGAERLASPSLVRRFRPLLLLIIVLCCGAQIGQCQVATPQCRIQKCTTDFVSLTSHLTPAVDGFHTEFCKALRAYSACTQRTAKSCRGNLVFHSAVLGISDLMTQRNCSRDGPTSSTHPEVVHEPCNYHSRTQHAHAHSHAHTHTHSHTHIHSHGHSRPGYLFCGLFGDPHLRTFKDSFQTCKVEGAWPLIDNDYLSVQVTNVPVVPGSSATATNKITIIFKPYEGCTEQRVYQAVTDSLPAAFDDGTISSGDPIHTSTGADGVTGKVRALWISERSPGRHVELHAGYIGVTVIVRQLGRYLTLAVRIPEELAQAYDATQDLQLCLNGCPNGERIDQAGHLPLPLSPPALGLQLQQLRRPGYASQTQASPYGAAQVFGLEGAKERCKEQLDVLDIYFHSCVFDLLTTGDANFTVAAYSAQKDMESLHPHQERWRIYPRSSAGSILCSSSPAVRRLAVLLLCALILALM